From Stenotrophomonas maltophilia, a single genomic window includes:
- a CDS encoding short-chain fatty acid transporter: MASTAAVQDGWMARAALRSAAWAEKWFPDAYVFAVLGVVIVALAAMGFGSTPQATASAFGDGFWSLIPFTMQMAFVVIGGYAVATAPVVARFIDFLARVPRTGRGAVVYVGLVSMLASLLSWGFSLVFGGLLVRALARRTELRMDYRAAGASAYLGLGAVWAMGLSSSAAQLQANPASMPPGLVEITGVLPFTETIFLWQSIALTAVLILVSLLIAWLTAPAGSSARTAEDFPGAAQAEPEPLQRRTRPGEWLEYSPLLTVLLSLLAFGWLFNEFANKPVVTAIANLNTYNFLFISLGLLLHWRPRSFLNAVAKAVPSTTGVLIQFPLYGGIAMILTHAAGGDGQTLAHRLSSLFVHVASTDTFALVMGVYSAVLGFFVPSGGGKWIIEAPYVMQAANELKAHLGWAVQVYNAAEALPNLINPFWMLPLLGVLGLKARDIVGFTFIQLLVHIPLVLGLLWLLGMTLAYVPPVMP; encoded by the coding sequence ATGGCCTCGACGGCAGCAGTACAGGACGGCTGGATGGCGCGCGCTGCATTGCGCTCGGCCGCCTGGGCGGAAAAGTGGTTCCCCGATGCGTATGTGTTCGCGGTGCTGGGCGTGGTCATCGTTGCGCTGGCCGCGATGGGCTTCGGCTCGACCCCGCAGGCTACCGCCAGCGCCTTCGGTGACGGCTTCTGGAGCCTGATTCCCTTCACCATGCAGATGGCCTTCGTGGTCATCGGTGGCTATGCCGTGGCCACTGCGCCGGTGGTCGCGCGCTTCATCGACTTCCTCGCCCGGGTGCCACGCACCGGCCGTGGCGCGGTGGTGTACGTGGGCCTGGTCAGCATGCTGGCCTCGCTGCTCAGCTGGGGCTTCTCGCTGGTGTTCGGCGGCCTGCTGGTGCGGGCGCTGGCGCGCCGTACCGAGCTGCGCATGGACTACCGCGCGGCCGGTGCGTCGGCCTATCTCGGCCTGGGGGCGGTGTGGGCGATGGGGCTGAGTTCGTCGGCCGCGCAGCTGCAGGCCAACCCGGCCAGCATGCCGCCGGGGCTGGTGGAGATCACCGGCGTATTGCCGTTCACCGAAACCATCTTCCTGTGGCAGTCGATCGCGCTGACCGCGGTGCTGATCCTGGTCTCGCTGCTGATCGCCTGGTTGACCGCGCCGGCCGGCAGCAGCGCCCGCACCGCCGAGGATTTCCCTGGTGCCGCGCAGGCCGAGCCGGAACCGCTGCAGCGACGCACGCGCCCAGGCGAATGGCTGGAGTACAGCCCGCTGCTGACCGTGCTGCTCTCGCTGCTGGCGTTCGGCTGGCTGTTCAACGAGTTCGCCAACAAGCCGGTGGTCACCGCCATCGCCAACCTCAACACCTACAACTTCCTGTTCATCTCGCTGGGCCTGCTGCTGCACTGGCGGCCGCGCAGCTTCCTCAACGCGGTGGCCAAGGCGGTGCCAAGTACCACCGGCGTACTGATCCAGTTCCCGCTGTACGGCGGCATCGCCATGATCCTGACCCACGCTGCCGGCGGTGACGGGCAGACGCTGGCGCACCGGTTGTCGAGCCTGTTCGTGCACGTGGCCAGCACCGATACCTTCGCCCTGGTGATGGGCGTCTACTCGGCGGTGCTCGGCTTCTTCGTGCCGTCCGGTGGTGGCAAGTGGATCATCGAGGCGCCGTACGTGATGCAGGCCGCCAACGAACTGAAGGCGCACCTGGGCTGGGCGGTGCAGGTCTACAACGCGGCCGAAGCGCTGCCGAACCTGATCAATCCGTTCTGGATGCTGCCGCTGCTGGGCGTGCTCGGCCTGAAAGCACGCGACATCGTCGGCTTCACCTTCATCCAGCTGCTGGTGCATATCCCGCTGGTGCTGGGCCTGCTGTGGCTGCTGGGCATGACCCTGGCGTATGTGCCGCCGGTGATGCCTTGA
- the ubiA gene encoding 4-hydroxybenzoate octaprenyltransferase encodes MADTPLTSPQSPATPRWRHYWSLMRADRPIGTLLLLWPTWWALWLAAGGLPPLWTLFVFTAGVWLTRSAGCVINDYADRWLDPHVERTKARPLATGAISGRAALVLFAVLMLVAFGLVLTLNGLTIGLSFIGVFLAASYPYLKRYTHLPQVYLGMSFGWGIPMAFAAVQGEVPMLGWLLYAGNILWSTAYDTWYAMVDREDDLKMGSHSTAILFGDLDLVIQGVLYALFLATMALVGVRGGLGGYYLAGVAVATVLVVYEFWICRNRERGPCFKAFLHNNWVGAALFAGIAVDLALR; translated from the coding sequence ATGGCTGATACCCCCCTCACTTCGCCGCAGTCGCCGGCGACGCCGCGTTGGCGGCATTACTGGAGTCTGATGCGCGCTGATCGTCCGATCGGCACGCTGCTACTGCTGTGGCCCACCTGGTGGGCGCTGTGGCTGGCCGCCGGCGGCCTGCCGCCGTTGTGGACGCTGTTCGTGTTCACCGCGGGCGTGTGGCTGACCCGCTCGGCCGGTTGCGTCATCAACGACTACGCCGACCGCTGGCTCGACCCGCATGTGGAACGCACCAAGGCGCGTCCGCTGGCCACCGGCGCGATCAGTGGCCGCGCTGCGCTGGTGTTGTTCGCGGTGCTGATGCTGGTGGCGTTCGGCCTGGTGCTGACCCTGAACGGCCTGACCATCGGCCTGAGCTTCATCGGCGTGTTCCTGGCCGCCAGCTACCCCTACCTGAAGCGCTATACCCATCTGCCGCAGGTCTACCTGGGCATGTCGTTCGGCTGGGGCATCCCGATGGCATTCGCCGCCGTACAGGGCGAGGTGCCGATGCTGGGCTGGCTGCTGTACGCCGGCAACATCCTGTGGTCCACCGCCTACGACACCTGGTACGCCATGGTCGACCGCGAGGACGACCTGAAGATGGGCTCGCACTCCACCGCAATCCTGTTCGGTGATCTCGACCTGGTCATCCAGGGCGTGCTGTATGCGCTGTTCCTGGCCACGATGGCGCTGGTCGGCGTGCGCGGCGGGCTGGGCGGGTACTACCTGGCCGGCGTGGCCGTGGCCACCGTGCTGGTGGTGTACGAGTTCTGGATCTGCCGCAACCGCGAACGCGGCCCGTGCTTCAAGGCGTTCCTGCACAACAACTGGGTGGGCGCGGCGCTGTTTGCCGGCATCGCCGTGGACCTGGCGCTGCGCTGA
- a CDS encoding helix-turn-helix domain-containing protein — MTPSDLLQLAAGAAILGLAALSTGVSFGRARHGSHLLTTFFACFAAANLFGLVLLGGQAWLSADAVRWLRVIEVPLVFLLGPLLYRHARALLSPAPDHTSLLPLAHLLPAMLAFVISLLNAAAPFEASLLGKVLFQLSFHGWLLQGTPYLLATLWLSLRTPSAPRGTAIQRSGLRGLAIVMAGCWLASAMNRWPPDAAPLLASIGLSLLTTAGMYLLACQVVRQQLRARVVTSAPVLMDMPASTEDTPRARYERSGIDATQCAAIASALTALMQDERLHEAPGLDLQSLSQRSGWSSNQVSQALNQGLGQNFSEFVTGFRVAAARTCLSDPSDLRSVLDIGLAAGFGSKSTFNSAFKRATGQTPSEYRRRRTTSD, encoded by the coding sequence ATGACGCCATCGGATCTGCTGCAGCTGGCGGCAGGCGCCGCGATTCTCGGCCTGGCCGCCTTGTCCACCGGAGTGAGCTTCGGCCGCGCCCGGCATGGCAGCCACCTGCTCACCACCTTCTTCGCCTGTTTCGCCGCCGCCAACCTGTTCGGACTGGTGCTGCTGGGTGGCCAGGCCTGGCTGTCGGCCGACGCCGTGCGCTGGCTGCGGGTCATCGAGGTGCCACTGGTCTTTCTGCTGGGTCCGCTGCTGTACCGCCATGCACGTGCGCTGCTGTCCCCTGCGCCGGACCACACTTCGTTGCTGCCGCTCGCGCATCTGCTGCCGGCCATGCTCGCGTTCGTCATTTCCCTGTTGAATGCTGCTGCGCCTTTCGAAGCCTCGCTGCTGGGCAAGGTGCTGTTCCAGCTCAGCTTCCATGGCTGGCTGCTGCAGGGCACGCCCTACCTGCTGGCCACGCTGTGGCTGTCACTGCGCACGCCTTCGGCTCCGCGCGGAACTGCCATCCAACGCAGCGGACTACGCGGGCTGGCAATCGTGATGGCGGGCTGCTGGCTGGCCAGCGCGATGAACCGGTGGCCGCCGGACGCCGCTCCGCTTCTGGCCAGTATCGGGCTCAGCCTGTTAACCACGGCAGGTATGTACCTGCTGGCGTGCCAGGTCGTACGCCAGCAGCTGCGTGCACGTGTGGTCACTTCGGCACCCGTCCTGATGGACATGCCCGCATCCACCGAGGACACGCCCCGCGCACGCTACGAACGCTCGGGCATCGATGCAACGCAGTGCGCGGCCATTGCCAGCGCGCTGACCGCATTGATGCAGGACGAACGCCTGCATGAAGCGCCCGGACTGGATCTCCAGTCCCTCAGCCAGCGCAGCGGCTGGTCATCCAACCAGGTCTCGCAGGCCCTCAACCAGGGCCTGGGCCAGAATTTTTCCGAGTTCGTGACCGGCTTCCGTGTGGCTGCAGCGAGAACGTGCCTGTCCGATCCGTCCGACCTCCGCAGCGTGCTGGACATCGGCCTTGCTGCCGGCTTCGGCAGCAAGTCCACCTTCAACAGCGCGTTCAAGCGCGCCACCGGGCAGACGCCCAGCGAGTACCGGCGCCGTCGCACCACGTCCGACTGA